One genomic region from Leptospira montravelensis encodes:
- a CDS encoding alpha/beta fold hydrolase, whose amino-acid sequence MKTHWKLFTTLILFLFLQIQCAATLHKTGISLERFRSDLETKSILVDGLEWKYTEKKGKTETILAIHGFGGDKDHWTRFSRHLSEDFHVIAPDLPGFGESDKPEGLHYTQEAQADRLSQFTESLGLKEFHIIGNSMGGGIAGIFAAKYPKKVKSLILFDNAGIKSPTPSEMQTIELSGKPSPLLVTSPEDFDRLLSFTFVKPPYLPGFLKTYFANKSFANREWNASILKQIRKEGYVLEKKLTEIQAPTLAIWGKEDKVIHYTVMDVLKQKLKPHLETVLLENIGHAPMIEDPKLSAKLVQDWILNLDRSKK is encoded by the coding sequence ATGAAAACCCATTGGAAACTATTTACCACCCTAATCCTTTTTTTATTCCTACAAATTCAATGTGCTGCAACCCTCCACAAAACAGGAATTAGTTTAGAGCGCTTCAGGTCCGACCTGGAAACCAAATCCATTTTGGTTGATGGATTAGAATGGAAATATACAGAAAAAAAGGGAAAAACGGAAACGATCCTCGCCATACATGGCTTTGGTGGAGATAAAGACCATTGGACCAGATTTTCTAGACACCTTTCAGAAGATTTCCATGTCATTGCCCCCGACCTTCCCGGTTTTGGAGAATCAGACAAACCAGAAGGACTCCACTACACCCAAGAAGCGCAAGCAGATAGACTTTCTCAATTCACAGAATCTTTAGGGTTAAAAGAATTTCATATCATAGGTAATTCAATGGGTGGAGGGATTGCAGGCATCTTTGCAGCCAAATACCCAAAGAAGGTAAAATCTCTGATCCTCTTTGACAATGCGGGCATCAAAAGTCCAACTCCAAGCGAAATGCAAACCATTGAATTGTCTGGGAAACCAAGCCCCCTTTTAGTCACAAGTCCCGAAGATTTTGATAGGCTTCTTAGTTTTACTTTTGTCAAACCACCTTATCTTCCTGGTTTTTTGAAAACTTACTTTGCAAACAAATCCTTTGCGAACAGAGAATGGAATGCCTCCATCTTAAAACAAATCAGAAAAGAAGGTTATGTTTTAGAGAAAAAATTAACCGAGATCCAAGCACCCACTCTTGCCATCTGGGGAAAAGAAGACAAAGTCATTCATTATACGGTAATGGATGTTTTAAAACAAAAATTAAAACCCCACTTAGAAACTGTTCTTTTAGAAAATATAGGACATGCTCCGATGATTGAAGACCCAAAATTGTCCGCCAAACTCGTACAAGACTGGATTCTGAACTTGGATCGATCTAAAAAATAA